The Schistocerca gregaria isolate iqSchGreg1 chromosome 1, iqSchGreg1.2, whole genome shotgun sequence genome includes a window with the following:
- the LOC126342540 gene encoding splicing factor 3B subunit 4: protein MAAGPIAERNQDATIYVGGLDEKVTEALMWELFVQSGPVVNVHMPKDRVTQMHQGYGFVEFMGEEDADYAIKIMNMIKLYGKPIRVNKASAHQKNLDVGANIFIGNLDPEVDEKLLYDTFSAFGVILQTPKIMRDPETGNSKGFAFINFASFDASDAAIEAMNGQYLCNRPISVSYAFKKDAKGERHGSAAERLLAAQNPLSQADRPHQLFADAPPPIPPPPAPMPPQQLPPVPVPPVPVMMGAMPPPPPQMAHMHPMHAPPPPPPTSMPVAVPRHPPPPPPIPPQHPPPMPPGVPPPPPVPPMSRAAPPPPVPPPPHVAASVASGLPQMPPPVSMPPPPPQQPPPPQQQQQPQQAQQQVPSIPPPPQAPPPPRMMPPPWQGQQFPPPPPTQFTPGQFPPPPPHGAPPPGWRPPPPVRPPFGRPPFPPRGPPPPPRGLRPPPPPQPGQQPDASAAYNGYQDQTGNFQNGYSN from the coding sequence atggctgcggGTCCAATTGCTGAACGTAATCAAGATGCTACCATATATGTTGGCGGGTTGGACGAGAAAGTTACAGAAGCCCTTATGTGGGAACTCTTTGTTCAATCGGGGCCAGTTGTCAATGTTCACATGCCGAAAGATCGTGTCACACAGATGCATCAAGGGTATGGATTTGTCGAATTTATGGGGGAGGAGGATGCAGACTATGCTATTAAAATAATGAATATGATCAAACTTTATGGTAAGCCGATTCGTGTGAACAAGGCATCAGCTCATCAGAAGAATCTCGATGTCGGAGCTAACATCTTTATCGGCAATCTTGATCCAGAAGTTGACGAGAAGCTATTATATGATACATTTTCAGCTTTTGGAGTTATTCTGCAAACACCGAAGATCATGCGTGATCCAGAAACCGGCAACTCCAAAGGCTTTGCTTTTATTAACTTTGCCAGTTTCGATGCTTCAGATGCAGCAATTGAAGCAATGAATGGACAATATTTGTGTAACAGACCTATTTCGGTGTCTTATGCATTTAAGAAAGATGCAAAAGGAGAACGACATGGGTCAGCTGCTGAGCGCCTCCTAGCTGCACAGAATCCACTGTCTCAGGCAGATCGGCCCCATCAGCTGTTTGCAGATGCTCCACCTCCAATACCACCACCACCTGCGCCAATGCCTCCGCAGCAGCTGCCTCCTGTCCCTGTGCCACCTGTTCCAGTAATGATGGGCGCTATGCCTCCCCCACCTCCTCAGATGGCTCATATGCATCCTATGCAtgctcctcctccaccacctcctACATCCATGCCTGTTGCTGTTCCAAGacatcctcctccaccaccacccatACCACCTCAGCACCCACCaccaatgccaccaggtgtgcctCCACCTCCTCCAGTGCCTCCTATGAGCAGGGCAGCACCACCCCCACCAGTGCCACCACCCCCACATGTTGCTGCTTCCGTTGCTAGTGGTCTACCTCAGATGCCACCACCAGTCTCAATGCCACCTCCACCACCACAACAGCCTCCTCctccacagcaacagcagcaaccacAACAAGCACAGCAGCAGGTGCCTtcgataccaccaccaccacaagcccCACCACCACCAAGAATGATGCCACCTCCATGGCAAGGTCAACAatttcctccaccaccaccaactcAGTTTACACCTGGTCAGTTTCCTCCTCCGCCTCCACATGGTGCACCACCACCAGGTTGGCGGCCACCACCACCTGTTCGTCCTCCATTTGGACGTCCACCATTTCCACCAAGAGGTCCACCTCCACCACCTCGTGGACTGAGACCTCCACCACCACCGCAACCAGGACAACAACCTGATGCTAGTGCTGCATATAATGGTTACCAGGATCAGACAGGAAACTTCCAGAATGGATATTCCAATTAA